One region of Pagrus major chromosome 5, Pma_NU_1.0 genomic DNA includes:
- the tmem161b gene encoding transmembrane protein 161B — protein MGVIGVQLVVTMVMASVIQKIIPHYSFARWLLCSGSLRWYQHPTEDELRSLAGKQKGQKRKDRKYNGHIDNKPLTVPKDIDLQLETKCITEVDTLALHYFPEFQWLVDFTVAATVVYLITELYYSVAQASGEMNISVVWCLLVLAFVIKTLFSLTAHYFKLEEGGERSLCITFAFFFFVKAMAILIVTENYLEFGLETGFANFSDSALHFLQHQGLESQGPISKLTFKLILALLCSLIGAFLTFPGLRLAQMHLDALNLTTCKFTQTLLHINFLSPLIMVLLWVKPITKDYIMNPTLDKESVPLMTEQTYDTLRLWTIILMCILRLAMMRHHLQAYLNLAQKGVEQMKKEAGRISTVDLQKMVARVFYYLCVIALQYVAPLVMLLHTTLLLKTLGGHSWWVYPEEDLPCTHDINSVMGEAPIAAPTPASVAETGARASVVQLSMALGSLRTVFSPLLFRGLFSFFAWWIAACLFSTSLFGLFYHQYLMAA, from the exons ATG GGTGTGATCGGAGTGCAGCTGGTGGTTACCATGGTAATGGCCAGTGTAATTCAGAAAATCATACCTCATTATTCCTTCGCAAGGTGGCTACTCTGCAGTGGCAG TCTGCGTTGGTATCAGCACCCCACGGAAGATGAGTTGAGGAGCTTAGCTGGGAAACAAAAAGGACAGAAGAGGAAAGACAG GAAATACAATGGTCACATAGACAATAAGCCGCTAACAGTTCCCAAGGACATAGACTTACAGCTGGAGACGAAATGCATCACAGAAGTTGACACATTAG CATTGCACTACTTCCCAGAGTTCCAGTGGCTGGTGGATTTCACAGTGGCGGCAACGGTGGTCTACCTGATAACAGAGCTGTACTACAGTGTGGCTCAGGCCTCGGGAGAGATGAACATCAGCGTGGTCTGGTGCCTGCTGGTGCTCGCTTTTGTCAT TAAAACCCTTTTCTCTCTAACGGCCCACTACTTCAAGCTGGAGGAAGGAGGCGAGCGTTCACTCTGCATTActtttgctttcttcttttttgtcaAAGCCATGGCCATTCTCATCGTCACTGAAAACTACCTTGAGTTTGGTCTGGAGACAG GTTTTGCAAACTTCTCTGACAGTGCTCTACACTTCCTGCAGCACCAGGGCTTAGAGTCCCA GGGTCCCATATCTAAACTCACCTTCAAGCTGATCCTGGCCCTGCTCTGCTCCCTGATTGGAGCATTTCTTACTTTCCCTGGTCTACGATTGGCCCAGATGCATCTAGATGCACTCAATCTAACCACATGCAAATTTACACA GACCCTGCTTCATATCAACTTCCTTTCCCCTCTTATCATGGTTTTGCTGTGGGTGAAGCCCATTACAAAGGACTATATAATGAACCCCACTCTGGATAAGGAGAGTGTGCCTTT GATGACTGAGCAGACGTATGATACGTTGCGGTTATGGACCATCATACTGATGTGTATACTTCGGCTTGCTATGATGAGACATCATTTGCAGGCCTACCTCAACCTGGCCCAGAAGGGTGTGGAACAGATGAAGAAAGAGGCAGGACGGATAAGTACCGTTGACCTGCAGAAGATG GTTGCACGTGTTTTTTACTACTTGTGTGTAATAGCACTACAGTATGTGGCACCATTGGTGATGCTGCTGCATACAACTTTGCTGCTAAAAACCTTAG GTGGACACTCATGGTGGGTCTATCCTGAAGAAGACCTGCCTTGCACCCATGATATAAACTCTGTGATGGGCGAGGCACCAATAGCAGCCCCAACACCAGCTTCAGTGGCAGAAACAGGAGCACGGGCGTCGGTAGTCCAGCTGTCAATGGCTCTGGGGAGCCTGCGGACTGTCTTCAGCCCCTTGCTTTTCCGGggtctcttctccttctttgcTTGGTGGATTGCTGCCTGCctcttctccacctccctctTTGGCCTCTTCTACCATCAGTATCTCATGGCGGCATAG